The genomic interval tatatggccctaattcatgaaacttggacataaggtaatcaaatatcacttattatgtttcaggtcacatgactaggGTGAAAGGTCAATAAGGTCAACAAattttgaccatgttggggtatctttttttaatgtcataactttgaaagtaaatgGATCTATTGCATGAAGCTTGGacgtaagggtaatcaagtataacttATCATTTTGCATGAGGTCAGAGGTCATAtaggatcaatgaacttagattttTTGTTATCATATCAATGGCATTTTTTGTGTTAATAataattcatcttaatttttgtctcgcctgcatagcagagcgagactataggcgccgcttttccgacggcggcggcggcgtcaacatcaaatcttaacctaaggttaagtttttgaaatgacatcataacttaaaaggtatatggacctagttcatgaaacttgggcataaggttaatcaagtattagtgaacatcctgctcgagtttcaggtcacatgaccaaggtcaaaggtcatttagggtcaatgaactttggtcaagttgggggtatttgttgaattactatcataactttgaaaatgtatgtacctagttcatgaaacttggacataaggttaatcaagtattagtgaacatcctgcctgagtttcaggtcacatgaccaaggtcaaaggtcatttagggtcaatgaactttggccaagttgggggtatttgttgaattaccatcataactttgaaaatgtatggatctagttcatgaaacttggacattaggttaatcaagtaccattgaatatcctgtgcaagtttcaggtcacatgaccatggtcaatggtcatttaaggtcaatgaactttggccgtgttgggggtatttgttaaattaccatcctaactttgaaagtttatggatctagttcataaaacttgggatacaagagtaatcaagtatcactgaacatcccctgtgagtttcaggtcacagaaccaaggtcaaaggtcagttaaggtcaataaacttaggccatgttggggtaattgttgaattgcaatcaagtttatggatagagtgaatgaaatgtggacatgggtgtagttgacaagtcttaagtcaccgttcaaatgtcatttatggtcaatgaatgtggtattatgtcattatatgaatggtgtttttgtgaatgattattttatagtagttttcaaagttagcactgctgctatattaaatcgcgtaatgcaggcgagactgccagaggcgttccacttgttttcaaagtcagcactgttgctacattgaatcgtgtaatgcagtTGAGACTGGAAGAGGCATGCCACTTGTTTAAAATGGCATGTTAAGGCCCCagtcatgaaacttggacaaagGGTAATCAAGGTATCACTGATAATCTGATAGCCTTTTAGGGGACAAAAACATGCATGAAGGTACAGAATGACATAATCTTCGCCACTGCATAGGTTAATTGCATatgaattttatatgaattcattatgctaatttatttatgaaatcatactttttgcccTAATTCACTATATAAAGCTCCTAGAAAGTAATTTtcggtgaaaatattctttgtggCATTCctaataactacatgtacaaatgaaaaagaaaatccgctaccaaaatcaatttatgtatttcattgttttttaattttgtgtatttatttgtttttttatctctttatttttattatattttattttaataagtCATGAATACATGAAACATCACATCAAATGACTCTTGTCAATTAAAGTGAGAATAATCACTCATTTATGAATTCTAGATGAAACAGATATGATATATACGTTTTGGGGcaattttggtctgacatgcacttacataatgttgaaAAAGCCCCCCTACCCctgtattaaaggacaagtccaccccaacaaaaagataatttgaatagaaagagaaaaatcaaacaacacagaaaatttcatcaaaatcagatctgaaataagaaagttatgacataaaacggttatatacacatcctggtcagtatgcaaatgaggggaccgatgacatcacccactcacttttcttttgtattctattatatgaaatatgacatatatgaattttctcattgtcatgcAGAAAAtttttcattcctccctgaacatgtggaattctattgttttaacattttgtggctCAAACAAGATggtcataattttcaaatctgtaaaaaatgaaatattgtataattcaaacaatgaaaaacaaaagaaatagtgagtgagtgacatcaactctctcatttgcatatcactgagttgagcatagaactgttcaGTGCAAAATAAGcgacactttaaaatgtcataactctcctattttccatccgattttgatgaagttttcagcattattcttgtttgatttttctctatttattcaagtcaactttattctggggtggacttgacctttaagttagGGTCAAACAAGTAATTGGAGCAcaatgtgatttatttttttattgtatttataaCCTCTGTTCAGTTGGCAAGGATGGTGATGTATGTATCTCAATACTCCATGATCCCGGTGAAGACAAGTGGGGTTACGAGAGGCCTTCAGAACGCTGGTTACCAATTCACACGGTCGAGACCATACTCATCAGTGTAATTTCAATGTTAGCAGACCCCAACGATGAATCACCCGCAAATGTAGATGCTGCTGTGAGTATCATGCTGGCGAATTATACATATTTGTGTTTGATATAGGTTTGATTTTAATCctttgcaactctttgtaagagtAAAGGCCACAACACACCTTAATATTGGTCCGTGGTCCCATTTTGGAACAAAACACATATTGcttattttctaaaaatgtgaatgaaaaatatcgttttatttgaggttcaaattaactgaaagaatgataattttggatgattgcaagtCTTATTTTGGAGCTAagaccaaaataatttcaaatcgAAGCTAATCGTACGATTGCTATCATGTCATTACAACTAGATTAAATTCGCCTTTATTCTatgaaggatgatagcatagtcacagatttgaacatacatgtatgtatgtagtGTAGGTATTTGTATggtgatttagaacattacacagtaagatattccatttCTCAATATTAGCaccaaattctactacgttatattccaaaatcgggtcgcaggcCAAGcgtaaggtgtgcagtggccttAAGACGACCCcctatgaaatattttcaggCGTTCTTTCATAAAGTATCGTAGTGTTACTTGAAATGGCACTGGAATGCCCAGTTGCGTGCGATATACAATGCGTCATTGTATTGGGGAGATCATAATAGAGGGTCTCATGCTACCATCTGATTTACATTCTGATGTACTGCTTTGAccctcgccttgtaatcaggaCTTGTGTTTGAATCCATCTGCAGCGTAGTATCCCATGTGCTATCACTGTCATTTTCACTGTTTTATGCAATAAATTTATAGttgtatttaaaggagaatttCAGCACGACCCCTTTTATGTGTATGcttacattttttaaaggaaaaaaaaaacgtgtttgtATTTACATTTAACAGAAAGACTGGAGGTCAGACTACCATGGGGCCTTCAAGGCGAATGTGAAACGGTGTGTGAGAAAAAGTCAGGACTTGATTTAAAGCTTCGAAaatctttatatatttcttttctcttaCCTGAAGGTGAGTATTCTACCgttttctgaaatatttttgttttgaagcattatgttatgtttttttatttatgaagcATCGTGATAAGTCTTGTAAAGCATATCACATGGCTTTTTTTGTTGTTAGCGCAACACACTACCGAGCAAAAAGTGTGCAATGGAAAATGGTAACTACCGTGATAACAGTGCTCAACAACCAATCAATTGGATAGCAAAGTTACTGTTCATAGTAGCCTTTATGTACCAGGGCCAAATTCTCCCATTGTGGTGAGAAGACACGAAAATGCACTGTAAGACCTTTTATggaatgctattttttttatctagcAAATAATGCATATGACTTGTGTGtaataataaatgcattgaaaactatatatgggcaattccataggttggtggacatgagctcaatgtgtctttgtacatatagcccatctgaaccgtaacgtgagtaaccactttatctgcacccctagtaaaaaccatgtgttctttgttttttgaattatatacaaatttgtctctataatatacttctttaaaatggatataatcaactttcataaaagccttgcatgaggacacttttcacttatgtccacttttcattttatgcatgtccaaatcatgtaacatgagtaaccaacacatttcaaagatttgccaggagcataatgaaatttcccaagttttgttttaatacaaaggatagtcagactgcgtactatgttgtgataaagagatgtttagttcctatcaataataatggagttacagctccaagtatgagtcaaggtgtctccaaatgtaacgtgagtaaccgtggaatagcccatataTAGATGATTCACATTAGGCAGGACTCTCCATGTGGCTcatatagggacagtgattttccgtttcaaaaaattgctttttccgtttcagaaaatctcaaattccgtttcagcatgtcagaaaacggaaattccgtttccccatagactttgtactcacggaaaagtgacaattccgtttacacactcgcactggtcaaaatttgtatctgctactgtaccaaaataaaatccgttctaatcggatctatgcgggtgcataaaatatttttacacacccattttgcatgcatacatcctcacctttgatattattagcattatttcacggtgaaatgatatttcatcgataattttggggttttttggacatcgttatcatcagtcaacggctattgccaatccgccatct from Lytechinus pictus isolate F3 Inbred chromosome 2, Lp3.0, whole genome shotgun sequence carries:
- the LOC129254345 gene encoding probable ubiquitin-conjugating enzyme E2 7, which produces MNQSEQASLLLKRQLQDLAKQPVDGFSAGLVDDDDLFKWEVLVIGPPDTFYEGGYFKANLNFPKEYPQKPPKMKFISDIWHPNIGKDGDVCISILHDPGEDKWGYERPSERWLPIHTVETILISVISMLADPNDESPANVDAAKDWRSDYHGAFKANVKRCVRKSQDLI